GaacttttcgacagtggaacacattgcttccactgttttttaaacagaggctggatgaccatctatcgGGAGtgcttttccaattctatgattctaagatggcAGGTTTAAGTTTCTGCCTTTCATTGATAAATATTTGCAAGACCTACTCCTCCTGGTCTACCTATCAGATAATGAAATTAAAAGGAAGCACTCTTTCAACAAGATTTGTTTTCTGTAGAGTaaccatattttcattttttcagaAAGTCTCATTCAAAAGTAACTAAAGGTTGCTTTTAgctactttaaaaacatcatcaGAATGTTAAAACCAGTTGGCTTATGGCACGAACtatgctcaagtctcataaaCAGAATCATCACAGTTTCCCCTTGTTATGCTATAATTATAATGCGACCTAGTCATTCCTTGGttattggggaaaaaattaagtaCATGTAATTTGTTGTTTTCAATCAATTACTTCTAGACCAAGAGTTTTGCCTTGCCAGTAATACAAAAGCGATGAGTTATAACTGTAAGAGATTGATACAGCTTTATTTCTGCTCAGTGGCGAACGGGTTCAATTGTGAACTCATGTTGCCtgttttccctccccttcccaaactgacatgtttttaaaaattttcaccGACAAAGAACACCAAGCTTTTTCTTCCCTCAGCAGCACATCACAGGAGTCTCTCTCTGCCAGGCCAGATAAAGGTGCTAATGAGATTGTGAAGGACATCTTTTCTCCTCTGCACTAGCACTATTTGCAGGTAACTGGTGTCAGATCCAGCTGGAGGCATTGAAAGAAATACAACACATAGGAAAAGAAACGCTGGGCAAGAGATCAGAGCACTCCTGGTCTATTCAGTTGCTGCCTTTGGCATCCAGTGTGTGATTCCTTgcctgaaatgaaacaaaatgcttTATACGCGTAGTCCTTGAAGCATAATTCTGCATATGCTTTCATATACATATAGTTTAATGTTCTTGGTATTTAATTATGTTAAATGATTAATAACTTACTATCTGCTACAGTTGCCAGGTAGAATTGGGCAGTTGGGTGGCACACACGCACAGTGTTGCCAGGCACCCGCACAGCATGACACCAACATTAAAGATGCCATTGTTGTCATCCTTTGGGCTGagactgtgacctgcccaaagtcattcagtgggttccatggctgaaccgagatttgaactgtggtctccatgGTAAAaatccaatggtcaaaccactgcactatactGGCTCAcaaatggttgtgtagaagataTAAAGaaattcagcaggtgttgctcGCTAAAACTCTCTCTACTACACTGTTACTAAGGGAACAGGAGCCCTGTAAGTTATTGGACCTGGCAAGCAGATGGTAGAAGGGTTAGGAAATGATCTGCCTTAACTACAAAATAATTGTTCTTGCCTACTGGTTCTGTAAAGAATTTGGAAGGAGGACCTGTGGGCTCTTGCCATGGACATTATTGGGGTGACCCAAGGCAATATGTTTTGTACATAAAACAGGTCATAGATGCTCCAGGCATGTTAAATACAGAACAGCAATAAGGGGAGCACTGTCTTTGCATAGTAAAGTATGCTTACTAGAGTAACTGTGGTGTAGTGATCAGAGACTAAAAAATTCACTAGTGTACATGGATTTTATTGCTTCCTCTTATGAGACATGTGAATGCCTGAGGGGTAAAACTTGGGCTGGCTTTGCTTCAGTTGGAGAGGTTTCCAGTTttttgtgtgccccccccccatccaaaaaTGTCcatgctgaaatcctgttggtgacatattcATGTATAACTTGGACTTAATGTGCATGTAtgtcttttattaaaaaaacattctgcAAGGAGGTATTCACTAGCTCCTTGAGCAATGTCCATCCCCATCCCACTCTCTTCCCCAGGACTGTTGCCATAGTCAGGCACTGCCTGTTTTGGCTGCAGACATTTAtacaatctgaagagaaaccattgTCTGTGAtctattcatttgtttgttttgcctgcAGAAGGGAAATAAGAATGAAGACTTTCTCCCAGTGAACAACTCACTGgaaatctgagataaacaagctCATTCTTCTTCTAGTTGCAGATCTGCATTCATGATGAGCCCTGGTTGGTTGCCTCCCCAGCCCTGGCCAGTAAATGGCTGTGATAGTGCTCTCTGGGTTGACAGTGGACTTCATGTATAAAACTTTACACACTACACAACTTGCTGGACATCAGCTCCAGTATTATTGAATTTCCAACAAAGGAGAAATTGTAACTTGCCCAGTTACTTTCCATTTTGCAActtttctttggagtttatcacattggggttaatttcagcattaaagagacattaaagtgcatttaaagcatcccacataaagcaaaaataaataaataaaaataaatggcgagtaattgcacaaatgattatcacacgcaattgtgcaaataaaggtatattggaaatgcattgttgctgaaatcctgaaagtaaaaagatgtgtgttaatgcttctttgtgaccactttaatggtgggttttgtgcgatgttgtgtgaaattgtttgaCACAATTGCACGATTTCCCCAGGATACTGATGGGATTAACTAACGATAAACTcacatgcaataaactcctaaggcTGCATAGATGTCAGTCTGGCTACCTACCGCCTCTTCAGTATCTGTGCTCTCATCTGCACTGTCAACATCCTGTAGAGCAGCATGCCCATCATTTTCTGTCCTTTGCACTGGGTCCCCTGCTGGGCATGAAGCCTCTCCACTGGCTGGAGTTTTCTTCTTGCTGTCCTTGGAACCTGTGGATTCAGAGAAGTTTGTGCCAGGAGGGTCAAACAATCATGCTggtccctttattttatttctgcccTTCTGCTGCCTCACTGTGAAGTGACATAACCCTGGACATTCGAAAGTTGTGCCAGCGGAGTGCAAGCACTGACAGGTTCTATCAAGCTAGTAAGGCTTCAGTATGGCAAAGGGGACATATTGTGTATCTGCCATTAGAGAATTAGGCTAGCTAGAGAAGGAGAGGTTTGTCACCAGAAGCTTGGTTTATAGGTGATACAACTGGTCACAGCAACTACAAATGCAAAGAAGGTATGGAATAGTCGTGTTTTGCTACATTGGTGGGACAACCCAGTGATGAAATCACAGATCTTCAGGGTATTTAAATTTTACTATACTTAAATCTTCCATCAGGGAACCTAGGACAGCAAAAGCAAGTCTCCAGTCCAAATACTGAGTCTTGTTTCAGACTTCTGTCTTGTTTAGTTTTAGCACAGTCATGTCCTGATGTGCCTTCAGACTATGCATTTGAAACCAACTTGTATATGAACTGCACCGCACGCCAAAAGGACTGCAACAGCTtttaaatcaacaacaacaacaaaacaatttggTGGCCAAAAAGTCCACTTCTCTTTAAGtggctattgttgtgtgccttcaagtaatgtcTGGCTTATGGAAACCTTAAtatggacaccattttgttatgccattgtattcaatgtgacttgagcatccatggattttgttgtccagggggatcctggaaccaaaccccagcagataacaaggacccactgtatataaaaggaCTGAGCTTAGGTCTGGTACTGAAAACAGTTTCCTGGGCTGTTCAGATACCCCTGTTCTTTACACATAAAGGGTATACACTCTGAGtcccccttatctgaaatgtttggaaccagaagtgttttgaatttcagcgtttctcccccccccctctgatattggaatatttgcatatacataacgaaatattttggaaatggcatccaaaaatatgaaattcatttttctttatatacaccttatacacatagcctgaaggtaattttgtacacaatatttttaaataattttatgcatgaaacaaagtttgtgtacaatgaatcataagaaagcaaagatgtcactatctcagctacccatgtgaacaaatttggattttgaagtCTTGAATTTTGGCATTCCAGATAAAGGATACCTAACCTGTATGGACTTCCATCTACTATACCACTGTTGTGCACCTTAGGCTGGCTTTGGGTGGTTGTTGGGGGCCCTTGTAAACAAAAGTTAATAGATCATGGAAGCCAGAAGTGTAACCCCTCACCTGCATTGTGGTCTCGTCGCTGATCCATCCGATCCAGGCTCTCCAGCAAGTTATCCACCTGGACCTTGATCTGGCTTAATTCTCCTTTAATACAGTGTAACTCTTCTGCTCTCACTGGAACAAAAAGACTGTGAATGGATCAAGCTACATGACGGCAGCCTacagtataaaatatacaatatggtCTTCCCttgatatccacgggggatctgtCCCCCCTTGTGGCTAGCAAAAACGTGGGTACCGTTCTTTTCAATGGACCTGTGTACAAGCTTGCACCTGCACACACCACTGTGTGCACATGCACCCACTGAAAAAGCCGGGGTTTGCCATTTACGGACgctcaaatccacggatggcaagtccacggtTGGCACTTACGCACTGTATTTCATAACCCTGTTCCGTTTTTGCCAACCCAATGTCCCGTTCtggtctcaaggaaatatggtcagcctataCCTCTTAGGATCTCTACCACAAAACACTCACGTTTTGTACGGCCTGCCATGGAGTTGTTTCCTCGCAATCCTGGGCCCAGGCTGGTCTTACCCCCAGACCCTAGGTGGCTTCGTCTGGTTTTGACAGGAATGTGACTGATGAGGGGAGGGATCTTTTGGTATTCATAAACCCTGTAGGAACAGGAAAGGTTCATTAGCAGAAGTCCCTTAAAACATGATCCCAGATTCAAGTGAGAGGCACACTGTGGTCttgggatttctttttaaaactaaacCCAAAAAAACTTAGGACACCTATTACATTAATGAGTAAGAGGGGGTTACAATTCGTGAAGGAGGGAGACCAATCTTACCTGTATGGCAAATCATCTTTATAGATCTCATAGTCCAGGTCACAGCTGCAAAGAAGAGAGGATGATAACTCTGTGATTTGCTTTGCTTGCACATAATTGCTTGCCACTTTTCCAACCCTGGTTACCTCCGTCCCAATTCCAACTGCAGTCATGACATACAGTCCAAGAAAAAGTTGGATGCTCATTTAGTTCCAATCTGCAGTGGTTTGAACCTCAGTTCTGGTCAAATACTCTTAAGCTCTACATCATGCCGATTttctatttctgtattgcctctctGCTCCAAAAGTGGTTCATGTTGGAACTTCAGCACAGTTGACTACAATATACATACCTTACTAGTTTAACTTCTGTATTATACTCTGCATAGTTTCTTATGGTACATTTGAATAAAGAGAAAtggtttaaaaggggggggggctggtttcTGTAACCTGTGAATGCCAAAGGTAGATAATAATAAGGTGAACTGTGATACCTAATAGAAGTTCTGAGATTTAGATTTGGGGGCACCAATACCTATTTTTCCAGAAACCTTATTTAGTGAAGACTAGATTCTTACTCCAGCTGCAGAGCTGGCATGCCTCAGCATTCTGCTGTCTTCTGTTAGAGATTTCTAATGTTAAATTTCACGCTTGGTAGGTTTTGAACAGGAACAGTCTAGCCCTCAGAttcaaatgaagaaaaaagggggggaaagctgTCAAGGAAGTATAGTGAAGAGAGCTGACAGGCCTGTAATAAATCTCATGCCTCATGCGTTTGGagaacaagaaaataataatttgcgAAAGCCTGTTTGTGCCAACCTAGGCTGcaaccacattgcagaaataatttcctTTCACTGCCATGTCTCACTGCCACTGGAATTGTGGGAAaggtagtctgttgtggcactagaCCTCAACAAACCCTGGTGCCACTGCACACTAccattcccacaattccatagcattgagccgtggctgttaaaatggtgtcaaaccggactatttctgtagtgcgaATGGAGCCCTAGATAGGGACCGAATGCAGaattcattttaaagtgttttaaacaattttatcttttaaaaatgtatttaattcttttaatagcaatatattttaattttgtaatttaattcctttgtaacacacctcttttctatgtttttagttgtattgttcttttaatattgttgaccgctctgagtcccagttctggggaaagagcggaatacaaataaatataataatagtagtaatagtaagtGTGACTGTGATAgcgcaaaaggctttcaaatcatagcCCCGATCTTATCATTAACCTATCATTAAAGAGGCATTGCAATAACAtgaacttctgttaatgcaaaatgccagccaatgttgctttaatgacaggttaatgacgGGATCTGTGCAACATCATCTCAAAGTCTTTTGCGCGATCACAGTCAATCGCGCTTTTTGGATGGGTTAGTGATGGCATCTACTCAATTTTGTCTGAAAATCCTTCCTACGATTGCGAGGAAAGCACAGGACTTGAATATAAGCatgtggctgcatgcatgcacatgcgcCTTGGACACGTGCCCCATCGTTTCCCCCTCCGTTTGTCCCTCGCGCATAGATGAATCTCAAGACCGCGAGAATGGAGGGAATACTGTATTTCCTGGGGCTACCCTTTTTTCCTCATACCAAGCATTCCCACCAAACTAATCTTGACAGTTTACAGCAATTATTACCTCCCCCTCACATCTGCTCATTAAAGAAGATAATCTTTCCAACCAGCATCACCAATAGTGCAgtatatcccatcatccagtataCAAAGTATATGTTTAGCAAGCATAGCAGGACCTATGATCCTGTCAaacaggagccagaagaactggactgaagccagggaaactgtcagagagaaatgcaaaaagacacagtctgcagccaaaaagaaagagaagcctcaacaggtgacagatgaaactcttcaagcagttatgGACAGGCAAGAGGCAAAAGTAAAAGGTGGTAGAAATaaagtcagaaccctgaatgcaactgttcaattaATTGTAAGTGACAAAAAGAACTACTATGATAATCAACTCAGAGAAACAGAAGGtgacaataaaaaaggaagaagaaaagacctcttccacaagatctgagaaatcaaagggaaaagtaAACCAAGTGTGGGGACACTCTACAAATAGCAGaggcacacattacatgaccaagtagaatAAAAAGATGGTGGAAACCGTACACAGAAGAACGgcataaaagagatgaaatgatgAGAGGTTCATTTGAAGATAAGCCATCTAAAGACAAACAGTCAATTTTAGAAAGTTAAGTGGAAGCACTTGGGAGATTGTCCAAGTGCTATTTCTGGATGAGCAGCTGTGTTTAGTCAATAGCAGCAAAATGGCTAGGAAAATATGTGTCACATTAGAGGCTAAATGATTTATGGTGGCATGAGCAATCACAGGCAAGAGCCTATGTGATGGAAGTGGAACATCTGACAAGGCAGGCTTCTGTGTTTGTGAATTGTTCAAACTCAAGTGTGTGGGAGAGAATGGCCCTCCTCTTTCACAAACTGTGTGTGTGCCTAGGAATGACTGAGCTCCTTAACCCAGTACATGCCAGACCCTCagagtgcccaaatggtgctggaggaggaagaggaggagacatgAAGTCTGGGTAGCATTTAACTCCCAGGATTTGTTACCCTGGGTTATAGGACAAAGGGGACTACAGTATTTCACAGAGATTTAAGAGTGGCTTGTGCTGGCCAGCAATAGCAACACCCTTCCTTTTAAAGGCACACTGAAACATCACATTGGCAGCAACAAGGATAGCTGGAGCCAGGAATTCCAGAAAAGCTGTTATAGTGCAGCCATTGTTTGCTCCTAGAAGTTATTTTGAGACTTTTTATTCAGTCCCTTTGTTTCCCTGTTAGATTGGTAGTCTTGTCTACTGGTTTCTTATTCTTACAAATTACAGAGGGAAATAGTTCTCACAAGGCCACAGATCTGAGCATGGATGTTGTCTGACCTATTTTAGCACACTCTGTCACAGGGGTAGGAACCAGGTGCCTTCCTGAAGTCGctcaactgcagctcccatccaccccagccagcataaccagcAGTAAGAGATCATGATGGcaccagcatctggaaggccatgcaTTCCTCAACCCTGCTTTAGCATTCACTGTTCTATGGCTTACATGTTCATCAGGCATAGAGCAACTGCATAGTGTAGAGTTTTGAGTACTGAACTATGACTTTGAACTATGCCAGTTCTCATTAAATCTGATTGATTAGCCTTGCGCCTCTCAACCTTCATCTCTGTTGTCTTCCTCACATGGAGAACTATAAGGAGAGCTTCTGCTACACATAGAGGTTCTCCACGTTTGAAAAAAATCAACATGCAAATTGCATGGAGAGAGCCTATGTATGGAGAGGCTCCTGTTCAGACTCGTCACGTTCCACTTAAGGAGACCGACAGAGCAGGATATGAATGAATCAACAGGCTAGAGttgccaactttttaaaaaggcctttaaGTAAAACATGACATGCAAAAATGCACAGCCCATGCACCATTCTCACTCAAATCTCTACAGCATTCCAGGCTGCTCTGCAAAGGCAAAAGAGATGGACTGGTGAAAATATTGGAaatataccgtatatattcaacattaagttgagaaatttatgcccaaaaattgaccctaaaatcctgggtcgacttagATACTGGTCAATACAGTAacagtgcttagaaaggtcctgagaAAAGAACCACCATGTATCTCAGCAGTGATTTCTAAAAGAGCTGCCAGCAGGGAGtgtgtttgtgtctctgtgtgaaagAGATTATTCTCTTCGCAAATTGATGTTAAAGCTTTCTGTCCCCACCAAATCCCACATTTAAATCCACTTTGTTCTCTTCCTGATCCAATGTTAAAGCCTTCTCTCCCACCAAACTCcacatttaaatccacttctttcccttccagaTCTGATATTAAagcattctcctccagcaccaggaaAGAGTTGCTAAGTGGTCAGGAGAAgtccagaagaggaggagggagggaagtggtgttttcccatttagatccttgacttatccacgggtcatatcaaaatccatgattttcatcttaaaaccttcccttgacttatacatgaggtaaacttgtacacacacatatatatacggTACCAATAtttgcctgcctctcttcctcactggcttcctggagcttgaatctcACTTCAGATTTTTGTTCCAGAGCTTGCCTGTTCATTTAGTCTTCAAAGTTTCTGCAGCTTGTCTTGTCTTGCCTTGATTCTGGATCTGATTCTGCCCTAATCAGGAATGCTGTCGGTGCTACACATAGCTGGCCCTTGAAACAGATAGATTCAACTGGGATGATGCTTGGCTAATTACTCCTAGGAGCCAAGCAAATCTAAGCGGAAAGAAACCATTTTGTAGCTCCTGCTTCCCCACTCCCAGCACACATAATGGCTTTCCTGCTCAAACAGCTGCAGCCAAATAATTTTCATTatcagccaaataaataaataaacccatccTTGTTTAAACCCATGGTTCTGAACAGTTTTCTTGGCAGCAGAACAAGCTCCATGTGAGCGTCAAAGAGGAAGAAgtacaacagtaataaaagatAACAGAGGCTGTTCCTTTATCTACCGCCGTTACCAAAAGCAAGAGAAATGGGACAACAACTGTCAAAGATGACCCCATTCTTTCTGACAGGCCAATATTTTACTTGGGAAGAGAGTGGCCATTACTCTCCTCGGGATGGATTTACATggtagaaacagaaaaaaatcactGGAGCCTAACCATAGATAACCGATTCCCATTTGAGACAAACTAGActaacagcatggtgtagtgatttgggtgttggacttagattctggagaccagggttcaaatccccacatagCCAGGGAAACCGACCGGGTGAACTTGGGTGActcaagcctcttctgaacaaatcttgccaagaaaaccctatggtaaattcaccttacagtcaccataagtcagaaggcaaACAGACTAACTAGattttcctgtcttttttttcatattacagtagtcatctgaaaaacaaatttAATGTTGCATAGATGCTCCACCAAGATGGCTTCTGTGTTTCTTTTCCCAGCATCACCCAGTACAAGGATGGGGAGAAATGCagatctccagatgttattggactaagtcccatcagccctagtcacgAAAGCCAAATATGAGGAATGCTaggaaatgaatttcaacaaaatTGGAACGGACCAGATGATTCCCAATGAGCCAGTGCAATATTGTGATAATAATAAGCAGAACTAGGAAACAATCAGTCTGCAAACCAGGAGACCAGCTGCCACTCAGAGCCCTCAACATGAGGCTAGATCAATGGTCTAGATGAAGTTTGAGGTTTCAGATGCCTCAATTCCTGAACATTGACCATACTGGCTGAgacatctgggagttgaagtccaaaacatctgaaggaccaacgGATGAGTACCACTGGAGTAGATGAAGCCATGGCctgattcagtataaggcagTTCTCTATATTCCAATTGTACTGTGTGCTGCGGCTGGCCCTGAGAGAAGCAGTCCATGACGCTGAATGCTGACAAGGTAATTAACAGTTGAAATTTTCACCATCCCCTGAAATAGCTCAGTAAACCTTTGAGTGCCTCATTGCTCTCTATCTCTCATATTTCAAACTGCAGTGCAAAAACAATAGTCCTGAACAGATGCGCAGTGCAAGGCTGGATCTGCTTATCTCTTGTGCATTCTGGGGAAAGATTAAGTCTGGTTGTGCATTCTTCCATTGTTATGACAGCAGTGTAGTTTTTTTGGTCTGGGAAAAAAATCCAATAGCGGTAAATTGAGAAAATACTATAATCATACCAGAGAAATGTACTTCTGAACAAAAGAAAACTCCAGAAATTTGGTGCACGACAGTAGACCAAGTACAGTACAACTTTTTGAGtcaggaccttttttttttttttttactaggcATGGGAATACCATGAAGTGCTGTGAATAGGATGTTGGAATAGGACTAGAGAgagccaggttcaaatccctcccTACTCATTCATAAAGTTCATTGGTTCCCTCACTTACCTTGATGGGTGCTTATTTTAATAAAAGGAGGAACCTTATAAGCTCCCTTGGGCACTTTGGAAGGAAggtaaaatagaaataaacacaTTTCTACTTAAGCCCCACATTATATCCCTTCAAAAATGTTTCTACTGCTTTTCATGTCATAATGATTCTTTTGGGTGCCAGCATCTCTGTTCCACCAAGCAGCCCCATGCACCCACATTACAAAGATAAAAATGTAGTTTCATGTATCTGTctcattctgctttaactgccgtggctacATCCTATAGTATCTTGGGTTCTGTGGTGTGGTGAGGTACTTAAATTCTCTGTAGGCATACACTAAAGCTATGTAGCAGAGAGGTCTAAGTACCTTGtcaaactatatatcccatgattccacaagTTGTAACCAGGACTGTTATGAAAGTAATGTAACTGTTCCTGCAGATACTGCACTCACAGTTCCTTGAAACAACTTTCCTTGTTGCTTAAAATGCAGTGCAG
This genomic stretch from Sceloporus undulatus isolate JIND9_A2432 ecotype Alabama chromosome 8, SceUnd_v1.1, whole genome shotgun sequence harbors:
- the LOC121914519 gene encoding RNA-binding Raly-like protein: MTLFGSSEGYWRYLDMAREPKLSHTRPGQKRQHSGSLYPCDLDYEIYKDDLPYRVYEYQKIPPLISHIPVKTRRSHLGSGGKTSLGPGLRGNNSMAGRTKLRAEELHCIKGELSQIKVQVDNLLESLDRMDQRRDHNAGSKDSKKKTPASGEASCPAGDPVQRTENDGHAALQDVDSADESTDTEEAARNHTLDAKGSN